From Apium graveolens cultivar Ventura chromosome 9, ASM990537v1, whole genome shotgun sequence, the proteins below share one genomic window:
- the LOC141686302 gene encoding uncharacterized protein LOC141686302 has translation MDEDNQNNNENQNNNGNQGNNDEGGNVFDQLAETLAVLVNQQPKPNIVSQFKRLNLPTFDGATDPAIVEMWIQEMEKAFGLMGSNEEQKVTLAVYQLQGSAYDWWLMEKRKNEMTNLEENPEPYTWAKFKKALEDKYFPRTVRLQKERDFIRLQQGDKTVIQYEVEFAKLAKYASTLVADESGRARRLEEGLRSEIRNSVASFELQTYEAVLNKALVIERGLTESEKASCSWNKRRFTQTGGQSFQGGPLKKPHVYDNIGGQGDRERCTRCGKNHPDKVYRWNTGACFHCGEVGHKISNCPHNPPPQPRKEADNQMGKGRVFQLTGNDNYHN, from the coding sequence ATGGACGAAGATAACCAGAACAACAACGAAAATCAGAACAACAATGGCAATCAAGGGAACAATGATGAAGGAGGAAACGTCTTTGACCAACTGGCTGAAACTCTAGCTGTTCTTGTGAATCAGCAACCAAAGCCCAACATCGTTTCTCAGTTCAAGCGTTTGAACCTGCCAACCTTTGATGGAGCTACAGACCCGGCTATCGTTGAGATGTGGATCcaagagatggaaaaagctttcGGACTTATGGGGAGCAATGAGGAACAGAAGGTGACCTTAGCTGTGTACCAATTGCAAGGAAGCGCTTACGACTGGTGGCTTATGGAAAAGAGGAAGAATGAGATGACAAATCTTGAAGAAAATCCTGAACCGTACACTTGGGCAAAGTTCAAGAAGGCTTTAGAGGACAAGTACTTTCCCAGAACAGTTCGTCTGCAGAAAGAGAGGGACTTCATTCGGCTTCAGCAAGGTGACAAAACCGTCATTCAATACGAAGTAGAATTTGCAAAGCTTGCGAAATACGCGTCGACCTTAGTAGCTGATGAGAGCGGTCGAGCACGAAGATTGGAAGAGGGACTTCGAAGCGAAATCAGGAACTCTGTGGCATCTTTTGAACTTCAGACATACGAGGCTGTTCTCAATAAGGCGTTAGTGATCGAAAGGGGCTTGACAGAATCTGAAAAGGCGTCTTGCAGCTGGAATAAGAGGCGGTTCACTCAAACTGGTGGGCAATCTTTTCAAGGGGGACCACTCAAGAAGCCACACGTGTACGATAACATCGGAGGTCAAGGTGATCGAGAGAGGTGTACGAGGTGCGGCAAGAATCATCCAGACAAGGTCTACCGTTGGAATACAGGTGCTTGTTTTCATTGCGGAGAAGTAGGACACAAGATTTCGAATTGCCCGCACAACCCGCCACCGCAACCAAGGAAGGAGGCAGATAACCAGATGGGCAAAGGACGTGTATTTCAGCTCACAGGAAATGACAACTATCACAATTAA
- the LOC141686303 gene encoding uncharacterized protein LOC141686303, producing the protein MDPYGYNPFGYNNSEGQTSNTFDHFAYNTDGTSSFNTNVEPSYIFNPFPQSSYENNFCIQSNHAYQYDFEIPNETEEDESNLLDWQTVCRAAAYTLVYYYESFVHKEPCHDSIRTGGKLIDEIMKGNEIRCYQDFRMPKDIFISFCRLLVDRYGLVPTQGMSEYEEVGIFLMTVAHGCGNRLMQEMWNHSGETISRHFHSVLQAVCRLASDYIKPASNYNTGCGYHTPQHERYHPYFEDAIGAIDGTHIKCRVKETERTPYFGRKGYATQNILAICDFNLCFTFAWGGWEGGAHDSRILNEATTQGNLNFPHPSGNKFYLVDAGYAHKKGYMAPYKGSSIRYHLADFRRGDGSERVPRNPKEKYNHLHSSCRMVIERTFGVWKARFAILANMPMYKIDTQTDIVLSTMAIHNYIRKSNCSDSAFRTAERESYIPPDSTTTTNRSRESEIDETDETDGRWIALRDSIANSIHNRA; encoded by the exons ATGGATCCATATGGTTATAACCCTTTTGGTTATAATAATTCCGAAGGTCAGACTTCTAATACATTTGATCATTTTGCTTATAATACTGATGGTACGTCTTCTTTTAATACAAATGTAGAGCCTTCTTATATATTTAATCCTTTTCCTCAATCTTCGTACGAGAATAATTTTTGTATCCAGTCAAACCATGCATATCAATACGATTTTGAAATTCCGAATGAAACTGAGGAAGATGAGTCAAATTTGTTGGATTGGCAAACGGTTTGTCGTGCTGCTGCTTACACATTGGTGTATTATTATGAAAGTTTTGTACACAAAGAGCCATGTCATGATTCAATTAGAACGGGAGGTAAATTAATTGACGAAATAATGAAAGGGAATGAAATTCGTTGTTATCAAGATTTTCGTATGCCTAAAGATATTTTTATAAGTTTTTGTCGATTATTAGTAGATCGTTATGGGTTGGTTCCCACACAAGGCATGTCTGAATATGAGGAAGTAGGGATCTTCTTAATGACTGTTGCGCATGGGTGTGGGAATCGTTTAATGCAAGAAATGTGGAATCACTCTGGTGAGACTATTAGTCGACATTTTCATTCTGTTCTACAAGCTGTTTGCAGACTGGCAAGTGATTACATTAAACCGGCTTCAAATTATAATACGGGATGTGGTTATCATACACCTCAACATGAACGATATCATCCATATTTTGAA GATGCTATTGGAGCTATTGATGGTACTCATATTAAATGTCGAGTAAAAGAAACAGAGCGTACACCCTATTTTGGTCGAAAGGGATACGCCACTCAAAATATTCTAGCAATCTGTGATTTTAACTTGTGCTTTACTTTTGCTTGGGGGGGCTGGGAAGGGGGAGCACATGATAGTCGTATTTTAAATGAGGCTACAACTCAAGGGAATCTGAATTTTCCACATCCAAGTGGAAACAAATTCTATCTTGTAGATGCAGGTTATGCACACAAAAAAGGATACATGGCTCCGTATAAAGGTTCAAGCATTAGATATCATCTTGCAGATTTTCGTCGGGGTGATGGCAGCGAACGTGTACCACGAAATCCTAAAGAAAAATATAATCATCTTCATTCTTCTTGCAGAATGGTTATTGAGCGAACATTCGGGGTGTGGAAAGCTAGATTTGCTATTTTAGCAAATATGCCGATGTATAAGATAGATACGCAAACTGATATCGTTCTGTCCACGATGGCGATTCATAACTACATTAGAAAATCAAATTGTAGTGACAGCGCATTTCGCACGGCCGAAAGAGAAAGTTATATTCCTCCAGATTCTACTACAACAACTAATAGGAGTCGAGAATCCGAGATAGATGAAACTGATGAAACTGACGGTAGGTGGATTGCGCTGCGTGATAGTATCGCTAATAGTATTCATAACAGAGCATAA
- the LOC141687360 gene encoding L10-interacting MYB domain-containing protein-like encodes MSRAQSKIRRRDQPSGAAPPVGATPSASFAAKWGDEEHDLFVRLCYGQVVKGNRPNTTLNKEGWKAVYLQFAACSGKDPVWDLRKLKNHWDAMREDYKIFRKLKFGQTGLGWNELTKQFEASDEWWKEKIKENHKFSKFRNKDMTYFVNYYDTLFGDVIATGERAKAANNYSAVNLEEGEDIPDFGEDDGNEGSGDSDDNNYETPQPPSRNLFPTNSFRSGSSSGQKRKKSGAEFVREGLDGLVAAMSCKSTAGSAEDRSLDEAIAVLDAMPEVDAGSDLYFFAQRYILNTGNRTLFLKARNNELRYGQLQYNYKHFKGSGGSSDRQ; translated from the exons ATGTCAAGGGCACAATCGAAGATACGGCGACGGGATCAACCATCAGGTGCGGCTCCTCCCGTAGGTGCGACTCCTTCTGCATCATTTGCTGCCAAGTGGGGAGATGAAGAACATGATTTATTTGTCAGGCTATGCTACGGTCAGGTTGTTAAAGGCAACAGGCCTAACACCACTTTGAACAAAGAAGGTTGGAAAGCTGTGTATCTTCAATTTGCTGCTTGTTCAGGAAAGGATCCCGTTTGGGATTTAAGAAAACTAAAGAATCATTGGGATGCGATGAGAGAAGATTACAAAATTTTTAGGAAATTGAAGTTTGGGCAAACTGGTTTGGGATGGAACGAGTTGACAAAACAATTTGAAGCGTCTGATGAATGGTGGAAGGAGAAAATTAAG GAGAATCACAAATTTAGCAAATTCAGGAATAAGGATATGACGTATTTCGTCAATTACTATGATACATTGTTCGGTGATGTCATTGCAACTGGTGAGCGGGCAAAAGCCGCGAATAACTACTCTGCGGTGAATTTAGAGGAGGGTGAAGATATTCCAGATTTCGGAGAAGATGATGGGAATGAAGGCAGCGGTGACAGCGACGATAACAACTATGAAACACCACAACCACCTTCGAGGAATCTATTTCCCACTAACTCTTTTAGATCTGGTTCGAGCAGTGGGCAGAAAAGAAAGAAATCAGGAGCAGAGTTCGTTCGGGAAGGGCTTGATGGTTTAGTAGCAGCCATGTCGTGCAAGAGTACTGCTGGTAGTGCAGAAGACCGCAGCTTGGACGAAGCAATTGCCGTACTTGATGCCATGCCGGAAGTTGATGCTGGCAGTGACTTGTATTTCTTTGCTCAGCGGTATATTCTGAACACTGGAAACAGGACGCTTTTTTTAAAGGCGCGCAACAATGAACTCCGCTATGGACAATTGCAGTATAACTACAAGCACTTTAAAGGTTCAGGAGGTTCTTCTGATAGGCAGTGA